In Providencia sneebia DSM 19967, one DNA window encodes the following:
- a CDS encoding HK97 family phage prohead protease produces MMTKQRLDVPLKIKSVSDSGEFEGYGSVFGVKDSYADIVMPGAFLNSLSKWQEKASLPALLWQHKMSEPIGVYTEMREDSTGLYVKGRLLIDDDPLSKRAHAHMKAGSLSGLSIGYILKDYEYDRTKDAFLLKEIDLWEVSLVTFPSNDEARVSDVKSAFARGELPTQKSIERVLRDVGLSRTQAKAFMAKGYDALSLRDAEQEAINTLKSIFK; encoded by the coding sequence ATGATGACAAAACAACGGCTTGATGTCCCACTGAAAATAAAATCGGTCAGCGACTCAGGGGAGTTTGAGGGTTATGGCTCCGTTTTTGGCGTGAAAGACAGTTATGCCGATATTGTGATGCCGGGTGCCTTCCTTAATTCGCTGAGTAAGTGGCAAGAAAAAGCATCATTACCCGCCTTACTTTGGCAGCACAAAATGTCCGAACCTATTGGTGTTTATACTGAAATGCGAGAAGACAGCACAGGGCTTTACGTGAAAGGGCGGTTACTCATTGATGACGACCCTTTATCTAAACGCGCACACGCTCACATGAAGGCCGGATCATTATCCGGCCTTTCTATTGGGTACATTCTTAAAGATTACGAGTATGACCGGACAAAAGATGCCTTTTTACTGAAAGAAATCGACCTATGGGAAGTCAGTTTAGTGACTTTTCCCTCAAATGATGAAGCTCGAGTCAGTGATGTGAAATCAGCATTTGCTCGGGGTGAATTACCCACACAAAAAAGTATTGAGCGAGTCCTGCGCGATGTTGGGCTTTCGCGAACCCAAGCCAAAGCCTTTATGGCTAAAGGCTACGATGCCCTTTCTCTGCGTGATGCCGAGCAAGAAGCCATCAACACATTGAAATCCATTTTTAAATAA
- a CDS encoding HK97-gp10 family putative phage morphogenesis protein produces the protein MRISVEVKGLKDLEYELNRLGEDIATKVLRQAGREAMVPVLEDMKQHAGYDATSELEHMRDSIKIRTTSRMKDQKTLSVMTVRVGPSKAHAMKAKAQEFGTVKQIPNPFIRPALDYNRQFILNTLAAEIRASIENYR, from the coding sequence ATGAGAATTTCGGTAGAAGTAAAGGGGTTAAAAGATTTGGAATATGAACTAAATCGCTTGGGGGAGGACATTGCAACAAAAGTATTGCGGCAAGCTGGGCGTGAGGCGATGGTACCTGTGCTGGAAGATATGAAACAACACGCAGGCTATGATGCAACCAGTGAATTAGAGCACATGCGTGACAGCATCAAGATCCGTACAACGAGCCGTATGAAAGACCAAAAAACGCTATCTGTCATGACTGTTCGTGTAGGACCAAGTAAAGCCCATGCAATGAAAGCCAAAGCGCAAGAGTTTGGCACAGTAAAGCAAATCCCTAATCCTTTCATCCGTCCAGCATTGGACTATAACCGCCAGTTTATTTTAAACACGCTAGCCGCTGAAATACGCGCCAGCATCGAAAATTATCGTTAA
- a CDS encoding head-tail connector protein, producing MKLPTLDELRQQCRIDTEHEDDILLGYLSAAKEKASNYLNRTLYEENVPNDDPNGIEITPVIKLALMLAVGFWYDTRELKKIPQGFYELLSDYRISPMRAK from the coding sequence ATGAAATTACCGACTTTAGATGAACTTCGTCAACAGTGCCGTATAGATACTGAGCATGAAGATGATATTTTACTTGGCTATCTCTCGGCAGCCAAAGAAAAAGCAAGTAATTACTTAAATAGAACGCTATATGAGGAAAATGTTCCTAATGATGATCCAAATGGCATAGAGATAACACCTGTTATCAAACTAGCATTGATGCTGGCGGTCGGTTTTTGGTACGACACTCGAGAGTTGAAGAAGATCCCTCAAGGTTTCTATGAATTATTGAGTGATTATCGCATTTCACCAATGAGGGCAAAATAA
- a CDS encoding phage tail length tape measure family protein yields the protein MADVASLAVALHLNAASFKSQVFDAYDSARKESQKFTQSVTKDAGQTAERLMEVSTSARKAGADLSASGQLARQSQIGFSQLRTALTNVSAGSNVATSSLIGAFIPALERSLETANSVKLSLTDQQKVAQDAAREVISLSRSQIENAQADRKSAQEKMNLAAKMRDEAIARREQAFALDEYLEKQAEVNKQHGVTANYAEDHAKNARIISEANIAEAEAKRRMASAAKDIIAADKNELEGKKGLTSATNQLTEASKELTFAQKAAASSASLFKSAWGMMGGAVGISIMASAGAFTYLYSQYQQAEERQKAFNAALQKGGLGLTTTAYDLRNLANELGGTAEAYKSVAAAASAGFSGDLLQQVSELGIQMEKSGGSVDLLISKIIALDDQPLKGLEKLLEAGEAIDEKAIARVAQLEREGKLEEAKKAKREAALEAAKATEDAASQATDNHKNKVNELNREYMQLIASMGDAAFLGGDNPTLKLYREEQEKINASLKEQQQEEKAKHDEIVRNSLEEIKAVQSLNAAFKAGIDPQKERAERQKQFKEMLDKGAISATEYQQALKGLDKLFTTPKKQVAVLLLMKGGNV from the coding sequence ATGGCTGACGTTGCAAGTTTAGCGGTTGCGTTACACCTCAACGCAGCTTCTTTTAAATCTCAAGTTTTTGATGCTTATGATTCAGCGCGTAAAGAATCGCAAAAATTCACACAATCAGTGACAAAAGATGCAGGACAAACAGCGGAAAGATTAATGGAGGTCTCTACTAGTGCCAGAAAAGCCGGTGCTGATCTCTCCGCTTCTGGTCAATTAGCTAGACAATCCCAAATAGGGTTTTCGCAATTAAGAACAGCATTAACAAATGTGTCTGCAGGTTCCAATGTTGCGACAAGTAGCTTGATTGGTGCATTTATTCCCGCATTAGAGCGATCTTTAGAAACCGCGAACAGTGTAAAGCTGTCGCTAACAGATCAGCAGAAGGTTGCTCAAGATGCCGCTAGAGAAGTGATAAGTCTCTCTCGCAGTCAAATTGAAAACGCTCAAGCAGACAGAAAAAGCGCACAGGAGAAAATGAACCTTGCTGCAAAAATGCGTGATGAAGCGATTGCAAGAAGAGAACAAGCCTTTGCCCTCGATGAATACTTGGAAAAACAAGCGGAAGTTAATAAGCAGCATGGCGTTACCGCAAATTATGCAGAAGATCATGCTAAAAATGCCCGAATTATCAGTGAAGCCAATATCGCTGAGGCTGAAGCCAAAAGGCGAATGGCGAGCGCAGCGAAAGATATTATAGCGGCTGATAAAAATGAATTAGAAGGAAAAAAAGGCTTAACATCAGCAACAAATCAACTCACTGAAGCGAGCAAAGAGCTTACTTTTGCACAAAAAGCGGCAGCTAGTAGTGCTAGCTTATTCAAAAGTGCTTGGGGGATGATGGGTGGGGCTGTTGGTATTAGCATCATGGCTTCTGCTGGAGCGTTTACTTACCTCTATTCACAATACCAACAAGCCGAAGAGCGGCAGAAAGCCTTCAACGCAGCATTACAAAAGGGAGGGTTAGGGTTAACAACAACTGCTTATGATTTACGCAACCTAGCAAACGAGTTAGGGGGTACGGCGGAAGCTTATAAATCAGTTGCAGCTGCCGCTTCAGCGGGTTTCTCAGGTGATTTGCTCCAGCAAGTTTCTGAACTAGGCATTCAGATGGAAAAGTCTGGTGGTAGTGTTGATTTACTAATTAGCAAAATAATAGCACTAGATGATCAACCATTAAAAGGTCTGGAAAAGCTATTAGAAGCGGGTGAAGCTATTGATGAAAAGGCTATTGCAAGGGTGGCGCAATTAGAGCGCGAAGGTAAATTAGAAGAAGCAAAAAAAGCTAAGCGTGAGGCTGCGCTAGAAGCTGCGAAAGCAACGGAAGATGCCGCGAGTCAGGCAACGGATAATCACAAAAATAAAGTCAATGAACTGAACCGTGAATATATGCAATTAATTGCAAGTATGGGTGATGCGGCTTTTTTGGGTGGTGATAATCCAACCTTGAAACTATATAGAGAGGAACAGGAAAAAATAAACGCATCATTGAAAGAACAACAGCAGGAGGAAAAAGCAAAGCATGATGAAATAGTTAGAAATTCACTTGAAGAAATTAAAGCTGTCCAATCTTTAAATGCCGCATTCAAGGCTGGGATTGATCCACAAAAAGAACGAGCCGAAAGGCAAAAGCAATTCAAAGAAATGCTCGATAAAGGGGCCATTTCAGCCACCGAATATCAGCAGGCTCTAAAAGGGCTAGATAAATTATTTACGACACCAAAAAAACAGGTAGCAGTACTGTTGTTGATGAAGGGAGGCAACGTATAG
- a CDS encoding HNH endonuclease, whose product MPPRIPRACRKHGCSKTTTERNGYCSEHQNLGWETHQQGKSRHERGYGSKWDKIRDRILRRDKHLCQDCIKLSRATEAKTVDHIIPKTHGGTDDDRNLQSLCWPCHRSKTAKERIK is encoded by the coding sequence ATGCCGCCCCGCATCCCTCGCGCATGTCGCAAGCATGGTTGTAGTAAGACAACGACAGAGCGCAATGGCTATTGCTCCGAACATCAAAACTTAGGCTGGGAAACCCACCAGCAAGGCAAGAGCAGGCATGAGCGGGGCTATGGCTCTAAGTGGGATAAGATACGTGATCGCATACTTCGACGTGATAAGCATCTCTGCCAAGACTGCATTAAGTTAAGTCGAGCAACAGAAGCTAAAACCGTCGACCACATCATACCCAAGACTCATGGGGGTACCGATGATGATAGAAACCTTCAATCGCTATGCTGGCCTTGCCACAGAAGCAAGACAGCTAAGGAGAGAATAAAATGA
- a CDS encoding phage portal protein gives MFFPGLFRKSKEGMTSHDLSELIGLSYDTYSGRKVSAQLAMKLTAVFGCVRVLAESVGMLPCSLYEQLERGNKRATRERLHKLLSVRPNNYMTPQEFWELLIACLCLRGXFYAYKVYALGEVVELLPLNPGSVVPKLNSQWEPEYQVTFPNGDCKTLSQDEVWHVRIFTLDGLTGLSPIAYAKQAIGLGLATEEHGARLFGNGAVTSGVLQTDQYLKDDAYARLKEDFENQYQGLANAHKPMILEMGLKWQQISLSAEDAQFLETRKFQLEEICRIFRVPLHMVQNTDRATFNNIENLGIGFINYSLVPYLIRIEQRINVGLVKPSKQGVFYAKFNTGALLRGDMKSRFDAYATGINWGIYSPNECRELEELNPRDGGDIYLTPLNMTTKPETSKQEEKTHVDDDKTTA, from the coding sequence ATGTTCTTTCCTGGTCTATTTCGAAAATCAAAAGAAGGTATGACCTCACATGATTTAAGTGAACTGATCGGCCTTTCTTATGACACTTATTCAGGACGTAAGGTAAGCGCTCAGTTAGCGATGAAGTTAACGGCAGTATTTGGCTGTGTTCGTGTATTAGCGGAGTCCGTTGGTATGCTGCCTTGTTCGCTTTACGAGCAACTTGAAAGGGGAAATAAAAGAGCCACTCGTGAACGCTTACATAAGTTACTGTCAGTCAGACCGAATAACTACATGACGCCCCAAGAGTTTTGGGAATTGTTAATTGCGTGCTTATGTCTGCGAGGCAAWTTTTATGCCTACAAAGTTTATGCGCTAGGAGAAGTGGTTGAATTATTGCCGCTTAACCCCGGCTCTGTTGTGCCCAAATTGAATAGCCAGTGGGAGCCTGAATATCAAGTGACGTTCCCCAATGGGGATTGCAAAACACTTTCACAGGATGAGGTTTGGCATGTTCGCATATTTACGCTGGATGGATTAACAGGGTTAAGTCCGATTGCGTATGCCAAACAAGCTATCGGATTAGGGTTGGCCACGGAAGAACACGGTGCGCGTTTGTTTGGTAATGGCGCTGTGACGAGTGGCGTCTTACAGACTGATCAATATCTAAAAGACGATGCCTATGCTCGACTAAAAGAAGATTTTGAAAACCAGTATCAAGGCTTGGCTAATGCACATAAACCCATGATTTTAGAAATGGGCCTAAAGTGGCAGCAAATCAGCTTATCGGCTGAAGATGCGCAATTTCTTGAAACGCGAAAATTCCAGCTCGAGGAGATATGCCGTATTTTCCGTGTACCGTTACACATGGTTCAAAACACCGATAGAGCAACGTTCAATAACATTGAAAATCTCGGGATCGGGTTTATCAATTATTCATTAGTTCCTTACCTCATTCGTATTGAGCAACGCATTAATGTTGGCTTGGTAAAGCCTAGTAAACAAGGTGTCTTTTACGCCAAGTTTAATACAGGTGCATTGCTCCGAGGGGATATGAAATCCCGATTTGATGCCTATGCAACGGGGATCAACTGGGGTATCTATTCCCCGAATGAGTGTCGTGAATTGGAAGAACTTAATCCGCGTGATGGTGGCGACATCTATCTCACCCCACTCAATATGACCACAAAGCCAGAAACCTCAAAACAGGAGGAGAAAACGCATGTCGATGATGACAAAACAACGGCTTGA
- a CDS encoding phage terminase small subunit P27 family, whose amino-acid sequence MAGPPKTPTHLQLVRGNPSKRPINKKEHKPPSGVPPTPKYFDKQGKYWFKRMAEDLDALGVMSQLDAKALELMVEAYVEYRHHCDVLEEEGYTYNTTSMTGDIIKKAHPAVTMKADAWKRIRAMLGEFGMTPSARARVTINTPNDVDPFDEFLKARD is encoded by the coding sequence ATGGCAGGACCGCCTAAAACCCCGACACACCTACAGTTAGTGAGGGGTAACCCATCCAAGCGCCCGATCAATAAAAAAGAGCATAAACCGCCTTCAGGGGTACCCCCAACACCGAAGTATTTTGATAAGCAGGGGAAGTATTGGTTTAAGCGAATGGCTGAAGATCTGGACGCGCTCGGGGTAATGAGTCAGCTGGATGCGAAAGCGCTTGAACTCATGGTTGAGGCCTATGTTGAATATCGTCACCACTGTGATGTGTTGGAAGAGGAAGGTTATACCTACAACACGACTTCCATGACGGGCGACATAATTAAAAAAGCTCACCCGGCTGTCACCATGAAAGCCGATGCATGGAAACGTATTCGCGCCATGCTAGGTGAGTTTGGCATGACCCCATCTGCTCGCGCTAGAGTGACAATCAACACTCCTAACGACGTTGACCCTTTTGATGAATTCCTGAAAGCACGAGACTAA
- a CDS encoding phage major capsid protein, whose translation MAVDHKDVSEVAQELKGKFEEFTQKNDKRIDAIEAEKSKLSEQVDTLNGKLSELDELKTSLEAELAEIKRPDGSAKATKDVTEHKAAFEQFIRKGKEDGLADLERKAMQVGSDPDGGFAVPEELDRNIISMLRDEVVMRQECHVITVGTTNFKQLVNQGGTSSGWVGEVDKRPETKTSKLAPIEPVWGEIYGNPAATQIILDDAFFNVEQFITGELSTEFAEQEEAAYTHGDGVKKPKGLLAYGSDDQADKDRDWGTLQHLLQKKPTEITADEVMKLIYTLRKVYRSGAKFMMNNNTLFQVRTLKDSQGNYLWQPGLQLGQPSALLGYGIAENEQFSDVVADSTPIAFGNFKRCYTILDRIGVRMLRDPYTNKPFVHFYTTKRVGSMLVDSNAVKLLKAPAGK comes from the coding sequence ATGGCTGTAGATCATAAAGATGTAAGTGAAGTTGCGCAGGAACTTAAAGGGAAATTTGAAGAGTTCACGCAAAAGAATGATAAGCGTATTGATGCGATTGAAGCAGAAAAAAGCAAATTATCTGAACAGGTTGACACGCTAAATGGCAAATTGTCTGAACTTGATGAGCTGAAAACCAGTTTAGAGGCTGAATTGGCTGAAATTAAGCGCCCTGACGGTAGTGCCAAGGCAACTAAAGATGTGACTGAACATAAGGCCGCTTTTGAACAGTTTATCCGTAAAGGAAAAGAGGATGGGCTTGCAGACTTGGAGCGTAAGGCTATGCAAGTCGGTTCTGATCCTGACGGTGGTTTTGCGGTTCCTGAAGAGCTGGATCGCAATATTATCAGTATGCTGCGTGATGAAGTGGTTATGCGCCAAGAGTGTCATGTTATCACCGTAGGGACGACCAATTTTAAACAATTGGTTAATCAAGGTGGTACGAGTAGCGGCTGGGTTGGTGAGGTGGACAAACGCCCTGAAACTAAAACCTCAAAACTGGCACCTATTGAACCGGTATGGGGGGAAATTTATGGAAACCCTGCAGCAACACAAATCATACTGGATGATGCCTTTTTTAATGTTGAACAATTCATTACAGGCGAGCTTTCTACTGAATTTGCCGAACAAGAAGAAGCAGCATACACGCACGGAGACGGTGTTAAAAAACCTAAAGGGTTACTGGCATACGGCAGTGACGACCAAGCAGATAAAGATCGCGACTGGGGGACGTTACAGCATCTATTGCAGAAAAAACCAACAGAAATTACAGCGGATGAAGTCATGAAGTTGATTTATACCTTGCGTAAAGTCTATCGCTCAGGTGCAAAATTCATGATGAATAACAACACATTGTTCCAAGTTCGTACGCTGAAAGACTCGCAGGGTAATTACTTATGGCAACCAGGCTTACAATTAGGTCAACCTTCCGCATTGCTGGGCTACGGTATTGCAGAAAATGAGCAATTTTCCGATGTGGTTGCAGATTCAACGCCGATTGCATTTGGTAACTTCAAGCGTTGTTACACTATTCTTGACCGTATTGGTGTTCGCATGTTGCGTGACCCGTACACCAATAAACCGTTTGTGCATTTCTACACCACAAAACGGGTTGGCTCAATGTTGGTTGATAGCAATGCAGTGAAGTTATTGAAAGCACCTGCAGGCAAATAG
- a CDS encoding Rha family transcriptional regulator, which produces MTKLTTINNTQPTMSSLEMVDYINSDRKAKAEAEGLSFPCKNYRRLQHKDFLRKVPRVLGENQSAKFYADYIDNKGRSYPCCKFPKREACLMAMSYSYELQAQVFDHMTELEAESGFGFTIQQLQHMLSVARKASDEDSSDAGRRLRKRQNDLVILDRAEKLIGDISQMALGLVGGGKVLPHK; this is translated from the coding sequence ATGACGAAATTAACGACTATAAATAATACTCAGCCAACCATGAGCAGTTTAGAAATGGTTGATTACATCAATTCGGACAGAAAGGCAAAGGCCGAGGCCGAAGGGTTAAGCTTCCCATGTAAGAATTATAGAAGATTACAGCATAAAGACTTTCTAAGGAAAGTACCTAGAGTATTGGGTGAAAATCAATCAGCGAAATTTTACGCCGATTACATCGACAACAAAGGTCGTTCATACCCATGCTGCAAATTTCCTAAGCGCGAAGCTTGCTTGATGGCTATGAGTTACAGCTACGAACTTCAAGCGCAAGTATTTGATCACATGACAGAATTAGAGGCGGAATCAGGGTTTGGATTTACTATTCAGCAATTACAACACATGCTATCGGTCGCAAGAAAAGCCTCTGATGAAGACTCTAGTGACGCAGGGCGTCGATTACGTAAACGGCAAAATGATTTAGTTATTTTAGATCGCGCGGAAAAACTGATCGGTGATATTAGCCAAATGGCACTTGGTTTAGTTGGTGGAGGCAAGGTGTTGCCACATAAATAA
- the rz1 gene encoding lysis system o-spanin lipoprotein Rz1 (In lambda-like phage, genes encoding the i-spanin subunit Rz, and the o-spanin subunit Rz1 (this protein) overlap.) has product MQKLKLTSYVLMLSMALSACGSKPSVQSPKRVHPKAEAMKVPHDLVKQLNKIIGVSEK; this is encoded by the coding sequence ATGCAAAAGCTGAAATTGACCAGTTACGTATTGATGTTATCAATGGCACTAAGCGCTTGCGGGTCAAAGCCGAGTGTCCAAAGTCCGAAGCGAGTACATCCGAAAGCGGAAGCAATGAAAGTTCCGCACGACTTAGTGAAGCAGCTGAACAAGATTATTGGCGTCTCAGAGAAATGA
- a CDS encoding phage head closure protein, whose amino-acid sequence MLAGELKKRITLSCIEEFRDEFGEAKTRLVKVKEVWAKAEAMSNRKIRTADQQQVIETYHFTLRPRNDIEENWIITYQKRNFTVRALDRNTPDRLIITAEVDSRHDRN is encoded by the coding sequence ATGCTGGCTGGCGAGTTGAAAAAACGTATTACTTTATCATGTATTGAAGAGTTTAGAGATGAATTTGGTGAAGCAAAAACTCGATTAGTAAAAGTCAAAGAAGTTTGGGCCAAAGCAGAAGCCATGTCTAATCGTAAAATCCGCACCGCCGATCAACAGCAGGTAATTGAAACCTACCATTTCACACTCCGTCCGCGCAACGATATTGAAGAAAATTGGATAATCACTTACCAGAAGCGCAACTTTACCGTGCGGGCGCTGGATAGAAACACCCCCGACCGCCTAATTATCACTGCGGAGGTCGACAGTCGACATGATAGAAATTGA
- a CDS encoding phage tail tape measure protein, translating into MQQGAALHAQLMETEGLTASERKLASFEQELLGLQGQHLNARQKSIQAHSTEIRTQLLKNAELEKELKYKELRKKFDDQNFEVMQKTSKLSQDATNQILQMTMSQSAYDLMLEEQRVRDDFRQRRYQLDKEVSDKTTQLYADQTAFLAQEEQKQIDIARQSSKEKLAAQKNAYSGMAKGVQDFGDEANNVHEQMRTTTQNSLDNMSSMMADFVTTGKLNFADFAQSIVNDITKMIFKMMIFNALKSGLTGTAFGDMMGLKAEPNAKGNTYESPGLSLHRNSIVKSPTLFPFAKGGVPGVGLMGEAGPEAIMPLTRGRDGSLGVRVLGLDTPQQQSPSIVIHQTFHVTGNGDQALYDAMQAAAKMGAKQGSDDALAKIQRDFQNRGKLRGTLER; encoded by the coding sequence TTGCAGCAAGGTGCTGCATTACATGCGCAATTAATGGAAACAGAAGGCTTAACTGCCTCGGAACGAAAACTTGCTTCATTCGAGCAGGAGCTATTAGGTTTACAGGGACAACATTTAAATGCTCGCCAAAAAAGCATTCAAGCGCACTCTACTGAAATTCGTACACAACTACTCAAAAATGCCGAACTTGAGAAGGAGTTAAAATATAAGGAGTTACGTAAAAAATTTGATGATCAAAACTTCGAAGTGATGCAAAAAACCTCAAAACTAAGTCAGGATGCGACAAATCAGATACTTCAAATGACAATGAGTCAGTCCGCCTATGACTTAATGTTAGAGGAGCAACGTGTTCGAGATGATTTTCGTCAGCGACGATATCAGCTAGATAAGGAGGTCTCAGACAAAACAACACAACTCTATGCCGACCAAACTGCTTTTTTAGCCCAAGAAGAGCAAAAACAAATCGACATAGCTCGCCAGTCATCAAAAGAAAAATTAGCAGCGCAGAAAAATGCCTACTCAGGCATGGCAAAAGGTGTACAGGACTTTGGTGATGAGGCAAATAATGTTCACGAGCAAATGAGAACTACTACCCAAAATTCCCTTGATAATATGTCATCAATGATGGCCGATTTTGTGACTACGGGTAAATTGAATTTTGCTGACTTTGCACAATCCATAGTTAATGATATTACTAAAATGATATTCAAGATGATGATTTTTAATGCATTAAAGTCAGGTTTAACAGGCACTGCATTTGGTGACATGATGGGACTTAAAGCAGAGCCAAACGCAAAAGGTAATACCTACGAATCACCAGGACTAAGTTTACATAGAAATAGTATTGTCAAATCACCAACACTATTTCCTTTTGCAAAAGGTGGCGTGCCGGGTGTAGGGCTAATGGGGGAGGCTGGACCTGAAGCAATTATGCCGCTAACTCGTGGGCGCGATGGTTCCCTAGGAGTTAGAGTGCTTGGACTTGATACTCCCCAGCAGCAATCTCCAAGTATTGTTATTCACCAAACTTTTCATGTTACGGGAAATGGCGATCAGGCGCTTTATGATGCCATGCAAGCGGCAGCAAAAATGGGAGCAAAACAAGGCTCAGATGACGCTTTAGCTAAAATACAGCGTGATTTCCAGAATCGAGGCAAGCTTAGAGGAACCCTTGAGAGGTAG
- a CDS encoding terminase large subunit, whose amino-acid sequence MAKVIDGIRYAEKVVAGQIIAGELVKLACQRFIDDLKHGEERGITFSEPRAQHILNFYKFVPHVKGALAGKPIELMDWHIFILINIFGFVRPLVDEATGNIVLRNDGSGRPVMVRRFRTAYNEVARKNAKSTLSSGIGLYMTGADGEGGAEVYSAATTRDQARIVFEDAKNMLKQGKSTLGRIFDFNKLAIYQEQTASKFEPLSSDANNLDGLNIHCGIVDELHAHKTRDVWDVLETATGARLQSLLFGITTAGFNKEGICYELRDYAIKVLRGQVDDDSFFGIIYTLDKEDDPFDETVWQKANPGLGICKRWDDLRRLAKKAKEQVSARVNFFTKHMNIWVTAESAWMDMMKWDESPELAPKHELKTYPMWVGVDLANKIDICAAAKVWQEPNGHVHADFKFWLPEDRLERCSRQMAELYRKWSDLGYLTLTDGEVIDHNQIKEEIVEWIEGENLKELGFDPWSSMQFSLALSEEGIPLVEVPQTVRNLSEAMKEIEALVYAGKLHHSQNPVMNWMMANVTVKPDKNDNIFPNKSTPEAKIDGPVALFTGMSRLLVNGGEQEVSLSDVIAARGLRSL is encoded by the coding sequence ATGGCAAAAGTAATAGACGGCATACGCTACGCTGAAAAAGTGGTGGCGGGGCAAATTATTGCTGGCGAATTGGTTAAATTGGCCTGTCAGCGATTTATTGATGATTTAAAGCATGGCGAAGAGCGCGGCATTACATTCAGTGAGCCAAGAGCACAACACATTCTTAACTTTTACAAATTTGTGCCTCACGTCAAAGGGGCGTTAGCGGGAAAGCCCATTGAATTGATGGATTGGCATATCTTCATTCTGATTAATATCTTTGGTTTTGTTCGTCCATTGGTGGATGAAGCGACAGGTAATATTGTTCTTCGTAATGATGGCAGTGGGCGACCCGTGATGGTGCGTCGCTTTCGCACCGCTTATAACGAAGTTGCGCGTAAAAATGCCAAGTCCACTTTATCGTCAGGTATCGGTCTTTACATGACAGGTGCAGACGGAGAGGGAGGCGCTGAAGTTTACTCAGCCGCAACGACTCGCGATCAGGCGCGTATTGTGTTTGAAGATGCTAAAAATATGCTGAAGCAAGGCAAATCGACATTAGGTCGGATTTTTGATTTCAATAAACTGGCCATTTACCAGGAGCAAACCGCCTCTAAATTTGAGCCGCTATCCAGTGACGCTAACAACCTTGACGGTCTAAATATCCATTGTGGCATTGTCGACGAACTGCACGCCCACAAAACCCGTGATGTTTGGGATGTACTCGAAACCGCAACGGGCGCACGCTTACAATCTCTTCTCTTTGGGATCACCACGGCGGGGTTTAATAAAGAGGGTATCTGCTATGAATTACGGGATTACGCTATCAAGGTATTGCGTGGTCAGGTAGACGACGATTCATTCTTCGGCATTATTTACACGCTGGATAAAGAAGACGATCCGTTCGATGAAACGGTGTGGCAAAAAGCGAATCCCGGCCTCGGTATCTGCAAACGTTGGGATGATTTACGACGACTCGCCAAAAAAGCCAAAGAGCAAGTTTCAGCGCGGGTGAACTTTTTTACCAAACACATGAATATTTGGGTGACGGCTGAATCCGCTTGGATGGATATGATGAAATGGGATGAATCCCCCGAACTGGCTCCCAAGCACGAATTAAAAACCTACCCCATGTGGGTCGGTGTTGACCTTGCTAATAAAATTGATATTTGTGCCGCGGCCAAAGTCTGGCAAGAGCCTAACGGGCATGTTCATGCCGACTTTAAATTTTGGCTGCCTGAAGACAGACTTGAGCGATGCTCTCGCCAAATGGCTGAACTTTACCGCAAATGGTCTGATTTAGGCTACCTGACATTGACAGATGGTGAAGTCATCGACCATAACCAAATAAAAGAAGAAATTGTGGAATGGATAGAGGGCGAAAACCTAAAAGAACTCGGCTTTGATCCGTGGAGTTCAATGCAATTTAGCCTTGCCCTGTCTGAAGAGGGCATTCCGCTTGTCGAAGTACCGCAAACAGTCCGTAATCTCTCAGAAGCCATGAAAGAAATTGAAGCGCTAGTTTACGCAGGCAAACTTCATCACAGCCAAAATCCGGTTATGAACTGGATGATGGCAAACGTTACGGTAAAACCCGATAAAAACGACAATATATTCCCGAACAAATCGACCCCTGAAGCCAAAATTGATGGTCCAGTTGCTTTATTTACGGGGATGAGTCGCTTGTTGGTGAATGGTGGTGAGCAGGAAGTTTCGCTCTCAGATGTGATTGCTGCCCGAGGCTTACGCTCTCTCTAA